In one Mucilaginibacter ginsenosidivorax genomic region, the following are encoded:
- a CDS encoding (2Fe-2S)-binding protein, with translation MESKKPCSGPYESPDVKDSSRRNFLKQSTLLTAVALTPATAIKAAASHVDEQIAAVFEKMPLKMQVNGRQQNLSVEPRSTLLDILREQLDLTGTKKGCDHGQCGACTVHVDGHRVNSCLTLGIMMNGKKITTIEGLANGDKLHPMQEAFIKHDGFQCGYCTPGQIMSAVACIREGHANSEHEIREYMSGNICRCGAYPNIVNAIQEVKDGGMAV, from the coding sequence ATGGAAAGCAAAAAACCTTGTTCGGGGCCTTATGAAAGCCCGGATGTGAAGGACAGTTCGCGCAGGAATTTCCTGAAACAATCAACCCTGCTAACCGCAGTGGCCCTTACACCGGCCACCGCTATAAAAGCTGCTGCCAGCCATGTAGATGAGCAGATTGCTGCGGTTTTTGAAAAAATGCCTTTAAAAATGCAGGTAAACGGCAGGCAGCAAAACTTATCGGTTGAGCCACGATCGACCCTGTTGGATATTTTGCGCGAACAGCTTGACCTAACCGGCACCAAAAAGGGCTGCGACCACGGCCAGTGCGGCGCATGTACCGTTCATGTTGACGGGCATCGCGTAAACTCGTGCCTTACACTGGGCATTATGATGAATGGTAAAAAAATTACCACCATTGAGGGCCTTGCCAATGGCGATAAGCTGCACCCTATGCAGGAGGCTTTTATAAAGCATGATGGTTTTCAGTGTGGGTATTGTACGCCGGGGCAAATCATGTCGGCGGTGGCCTGTATCCGCGAAGGGCACGCTAACTCCGAACACGAAATACGCGAATATATGAGCGGTAACATTTGCCGCTGCGGCGCTTACCCTAATATAGTAAACGCCATACAGGAAGTAAAAGATGGGGGGATGGCCGTATGA
- a CDS encoding FAD binding domain-containing protein, with amino-acid sequence MKQFQYVKPATQQAVLDAVSKPGTKIIAGGTNLVDLMKRGVTAPDKLVDINLLPLKNIGITKNGLRIGALALNSVVSEHSFVTQNQPLLAMALKAGASPQLRNMATVGGNMMQRTRCGYFYDTTMPCNKRVPGTGCGAMEGVNRMHAIFGASSQCIAVHPSDMCVALAALDATVIIAGKKGERHIPFTAFHRLPGEHPELDNTLAKDELILGVEIPDNNFAKNSYYLKIRDRQSYAFALVSVAAALEIDNGLIKDARLAMGGVAHKPWRLFDAEKSLVGKPATEESFAQAAQLAMQGAKGYGNNSFKLKLAPATITEALKHAAGLV; translated from the coding sequence ATGAAACAGTTTCAATATGTTAAGCCGGCAACACAGCAGGCCGTTTTAGATGCGGTAAGTAAACCGGGTACAAAGATTATAGCAGGCGGCACCAATCTGGTCGACCTGATGAAACGGGGCGTTACAGCGCCGGATAAACTGGTTGATATAAACCTGTTGCCGTTAAAAAACATCGGAATTACAAAAAACGGGCTGCGCATTGGTGCTCTTGCGCTTAATAGTGTAGTATCTGAGCATAGCTTTGTCACCCAAAATCAACCGCTTTTGGCCATGGCGCTTAAAGCGGGCGCATCGCCACAATTACGTAATATGGCTACAGTAGGCGGCAATATGATGCAGCGTACACGTTGCGGGTATTTTTACGACACAACCATGCCCTGTAATAAACGTGTGCCGGGTACCGGCTGTGGGGCCATGGAAGGCGTTAACCGCATGCATGCTATTTTTGGCGCAAGCTCACAGTGTATTGCCGTGCATCCCAGCGATATGTGTGTGGCCCTTGCCGCGCTGGATGCTACCGTAATAATAGCAGGCAAAAAAGGCGAACGGCACATTCCTTTTACAGCATTTCATCGCCTGCCGGGAGAGCATCCCGAGCTGGATAACACCCTGGCCAAGGATGAGTTGATTCTTGGCGTCGAGATTCCGGATAATAACTTTGCCAAAAACAGCTACTATTTAAAAATTCGCGACAGGCAATCATATGCCTTCGCGTTGGTTTCTGTAGCGGCGGCGCTTGAAATAGATAACGGACTGATAAAAGATGCCCGGCTGGCCATGGGCGGGGTTGCCCATAAACCCTGGCGGCTTTTTGATGCCGAAAAATCACTCGTTGGCAAACCTGCTACCGAAGAGAGTTTTGCCCAGGCGGCCCAGTTGGCTATGCAGGGCGCTAAAGGGTACGGCAATAATTCATTCAAATTAAAACTGGCACCGGCCACCATTACCGAGGCTTTAAAACATGCAGCAGGCTTAGTTTAA
- a CDS encoding xanthine dehydrogenase family protein molybdopterin-binding subunit — MKTAIDKTMPSSAEGMGRVDGRLKVTGAAKYSAEYTPAGLTYGVLVGSTITKGSITAIDTKAASKAPGVLAIITHLNAPKVPGDQPGKDNKAGDKGALKVFYDDKICYNGQPVAIVIADTFERAQFAASLVKAEYKAEKHMTNLPDNKDKGFAPRGEGGYKRGTEDAWKTAPFKLEQEYIVPTVTHNPMELHAIIARWDADDKLSVWDKTQGVKDTQQDLARLFKLPVQNVQVHSQFVGGAFGSALRTWPHEVAAILAAKVAKRPVKVVLSRADMFTSVGYRPFTWQKMGIGATADGKLTGITHEAAGQTSTYEDFTEGPTGVSQNLYACPNVNTKYNIVPLDIATPTWMRGPGEATGSFALESALDELSYQLKIDPVELRVRNYAEKDPDSGKPFSSKFLKEAYELGANHIGWKNRKAEPGLVKENGWYVGYGMGSGMFGAYRDRATIKAVMKADGTLLLQSAVSDIGPGTGTAMVLIAAEQMKLPAEKIRFELGDSSLPNAPTQGGSATTASVGSAVYKACADLKEKFQKLVGNGGTDNPDYPKILKEHNLASLDVTTETDGGNGMQTYAMNSWSVHFVKVLVNAATGVVKIDKVACVADCGRIISPKTARSQVIGGAIGGLGMALMEESVIDHRYGSYINNNFADYHVPVNADIPQIDALFVNKPDPVINPMGAKGMAEIALIGMAAAVANAVYNASGKRVRELPITPDKVMG; from the coding sequence ATGAAAACAGCGATAGACAAAACTATGCCCTCATCGGCAGAAGGCATGGGCCGGGTAGACGGAAGGTTAAAAGTAACCGGGGCAGCAAAATACTCGGCCGAATATACGCCGGCGGGTTTAACCTATGGGGTACTGGTAGGCAGTACCATTACCAAAGGCAGCATTACTGCCATTGATACCAAAGCCGCTTCAAAAGCGCCAGGAGTATTGGCTATAATTACCCATTTAAATGCTCCCAAAGTGCCCGGCGACCAACCCGGAAAGGACAACAAAGCGGGCGACAAGGGCGCGTTAAAGGTTTTTTATGATGATAAAATATGTTACAACGGCCAGCCAGTCGCCATTGTAATAGCCGATACTTTTGAGCGTGCGCAGTTTGCAGCATCGTTGGTAAAAGCAGAGTATAAGGCCGAAAAACATATGACCAACCTCCCCGATAATAAGGATAAAGGCTTTGCGCCGCGTGGGGAAGGAGGCTACAAACGGGGTACTGAAGATGCCTGGAAAACTGCCCCTTTTAAACTGGAGCAGGAATATATTGTGCCCACGGTAACCCATAACCCTATGGAGCTGCATGCCATTATTGCCCGTTGGGATGCTGATGATAAGCTAAGCGTATGGGATAAAACTCAGGGCGTTAAAGATACCCAGCAGGATTTGGCGCGTTTGTTTAAATTGCCTGTGCAAAATGTGCAGGTGCACTCGCAATTTGTAGGCGGAGCATTTGGCAGTGCTTTGCGCACCTGGCCACATGAAGTAGCGGCTATACTTGCTGCTAAAGTAGCAAAAAGGCCCGTAAAGGTGGTTTTAAGCCGCGCCGATATGTTTACATCGGTTGGGTACCGGCCTTTTACCTGGCAAAAAATGGGCATAGGTGCTACAGCCGATGGTAAGCTTACCGGCATTACCCATGAAGCTGCCGGCCAAACATCAACCTACGAAGATTTTACCGAAGGGCCTACCGGCGTAAGTCAGAATTTATACGCCTGCCCAAATGTAAATACCAAATACAACATTGTGCCGCTTGATATTGCTACACCTACCTGGATGCGTGGTCCCGGCGAAGCCACCGGCTCTTTCGCGCTGGAATCGGCTCTGGACGAATTATCGTATCAATTAAAAATAGACCCCGTTGAATTGCGGGTCCGCAATTACGCCGAAAAAGACCCGGATAGCGGCAAGCCCTTTTCGAGCAAGTTTTTGAAAGAAGCTTACGAGTTAGGCGCAAACCATATAGGCTGGAAAAACCGCAAGGCAGAGCCAGGCCTGGTAAAAGAAAATGGATGGTATGTTGGCTACGGAATGGGTAGTGGTATGTTTGGCGCGTACCGTGACAGGGCTACCATAAAAGCTGTGATGAAAGCCGATGGCACACTGTTATTACAAAGTGCGGTAAGCGATATTGGCCCAGGTACGGGTACAGCTATGGTATTAATAGCAGCCGAACAAATGAAGCTGCCTGCCGAAAAGATACGGTTTGAGTTGGGCGATTCGTCATTACCTAACGCGCCTACCCAGGGAGGATCGGCCACAACAGCCAGTGTTGGCTCGGCAGTATATAAAGCTTGTGCCGATTTAAAAGAAAAATTTCAAAAGCTGGTTGGTAATGGCGGTACCGATAACCCGGATTATCCAAAAATATTAAAGGAGCACAACCTGGCATCGCTGGATGTTACCACCGAAACTGATGGGGGTAATGGGATGCAAACCTATGCCATGAACTCCTGGTCGGTACATTTTGTAAAGGTTTTGGTAAACGCCGCGACGGGTGTTGTTAAAATTGACAAGGTTGCTTGTGTAGCCGATTGCGGCCGAATCATCAGCCCTAAAACAGCACGTAGCCAGGTTATCGGTGGTGCGATAGGAGGGCTTGGCATGGCTTTGATGGAAGAGTCGGTTATTGATCACCGGTATGGCAGTTACATCAACAATAATTTTGCCGACTACCACGTGCCGGTAAATGCCGATATCCCGCAGATTGATGCCCTGTTTGTAAACAAACCCGATCCTGTCATCAATCCGATGGGGGCTAAAGGCATGGCCGAGATAGCTCTCATCGGTATGGCCGCCGCGGTGGCCAACGCCGTATACAACGCCAGCGGAAAACGGGTGCGGGAGTTGCCCATAACACCAGATAAGGTGATGGGGTAG
- a CDS encoding dienelactone hydrolase family protein, giving the protein MKKLIILTLLIAFSAFTFAQSKKVVCCANPSSTQRFAMLASNPEFRMAHLKPSPIHFQSSIGTNVTYQTPDGKTSTAYLLKAKKPTNNYILVIHEWWGLNDYVKRESEKIYNDLGNVNIIDLDLYDGKIATDPKDAGKLMQAVVEDRAKAIINGAITYAGAKARIATIGWCFGGGWSLQTGLLAGKKLAGTVMYYGMPEQDVAKLKTLNADVLANFANKDQWINPKVVGKFNDDMKAAGKKLYLHQYDADHGFANPSNPAYNSDATKDAYANTIAFFKARLK; this is encoded by the coding sequence ATGAAAAAACTGATCATACTCACTTTGTTAATCGCATTTAGCGCATTCACCTTCGCACAAAGCAAAAAGGTGGTTTGCTGCGCCAATCCATCATCAACCCAGCGTTTTGCCATGCTGGCATCCAACCCTGAGTTCCGGATGGCGCATTTAAAACCGTCGCCAATCCATTTTCAGAGCAGTATAGGCACCAATGTTACCTACCAAACACCCGACGGAAAAACATCTACGGCCTATTTGCTGAAGGCAAAAAAGCCTACCAATAACTATATCCTGGTTATCCACGAATGGTGGGGCCTGAACGATTATGTAAAACGCGAATCGGAAAAAATTTATAATGATTTGGGCAATGTAAACATCATCGACCTTGACCTTTACGATGGCAAGATAGCCACCGACCCTAAAGATGCCGGCAAATTAATGCAGGCAGTTGTTGAAGACAGAGCCAAAGCCATCATTAATGGCGCTATTACTTATGCCGGGGCCAAAGCGCGTATTGCTACCATTGGCTGGTGCTTTGGCGGCGGCTGGAGTTTACAAACCGGCCTGCTTGCCGGCAAAAAATTGGCAGGTACCGTAATGTATTACGGCATGCCTGAACAGGACGTGGCAAAATTAAAGACGCTGAATGCTGATGTACTGGCCAATTTTGCCAATAAAGACCAATGGATAAACCCGAAAGTAGTGGGTAAGTTTAATGACGATATGAAAGCTGCCGGCAAAAAACTGTACCTGCACCAATACGATGCCGACCATGGTTTTGCCAACCCCAGCAACCCGGCCTATAACAGCGACGCCACGAAAGATGCTTATGCCAATACTATAGCTTTTTTTAAGGCGAGGTTGAAGTAA
- a CDS encoding lysylphosphatidylglycerol synthase domain-containing protein has product MTSSTKKTISFLLKASIVIVAAWFIYRQFSKKSNELQEFELLASNLSVSRVVFTLGIVVLLMFLNWFLEALKWRYVTKTLIAISLWEAVEAVFCGLTWAVTTPNRVGEYGGRVMFLPNRKRIPGVFAMGVGSFSQALITNVLGIITSVWFVLSFIDDKKWAYITVVAILGTLVLLQLIVYFHIKWMVYLFDKIAFIRKYHRFFDVLSRYKTHELLKTMAFSLARYVTFTFQYYLLFQLLVPQVSIIPMLLVLMVFFFVTSTLPSLDLFDIGVRGFTAAHLFIYVTDQKLAVISCVSIIWLINLFIPAILGSLFVFKLKFFDRNA; this is encoded by the coding sequence TTGACCAGTTCTACTAAAAAAACAATTTCTTTTCTACTAAAAGCCAGTATCGTAATAGTAGCTGCGTGGTTTATTTACAGGCAATTTTCAAAAAAAAGTAACGAGTTACAGGAGTTTGAACTATTAGCATCCAATTTAAGTGTTTCAAGAGTAGTTTTTACGCTTGGCATTGTGGTGTTACTTATGTTTTTAAACTGGTTTTTGGAGGCGCTCAAATGGCGTTACGTTACCAAAACCCTGATAGCTATATCTTTATGGGAGGCTGTGGAAGCTGTTTTTTGTGGCCTTACCTGGGCTGTAACCACTCCCAACCGAGTTGGTGAATATGGTGGCCGGGTTATGTTTTTACCAAATAGAAAAAGGATTCCCGGTGTTTTTGCTATGGGTGTAGGCTCATTTAGCCAGGCTTTAATCACCAATGTATTGGGCATAATTACGTCAGTTTGGTTTGTGCTCAGTTTTATTGATGATAAAAAATGGGCGTATATAACTGTTGTAGCTATTTTAGGCACATTGGTTTTGTTGCAGCTTATTGTTTATTTCCATATTAAATGGATGGTATATTTATTTGATAAAATTGCCTTTATCCGTAAATATCATCGTTTTTTTGATGTATTGAGCCGTTACAAAACCCACGAGCTTCTTAAAACCATGGCCTTTAGTCTGGCAAGGTACGTCACTTTTACATTTCAATATTACCTGCTGTTCCAGTTGCTGGTACCACAAGTATCCATTATTCCCATGCTGCTGGTGCTAATGGTGTTTTTCTTTGTTACATCAACCCTGCCCTCGCTCGATTTATTTGATATCGGGGTGCGTGGTTTTACTGCGGCACACCTGTTTATATACGTTACCGATCAAAAATTGGCCGTTATATCCTGTGTTTCGATTATATGGCTAATAAATTTGTTTATTCCTGCTATTTTAGGTTCTTTATTTGTTTTTAAACTCAAATTCTTTGATCGCAACGCTTAG
- a CDS encoding glycosyltransferase family 2 protein, producing MIATLSIISLLFTFLYVALIMYLVKGWFNVKTTQLSPTGFNTRVTILIAARNEAKSIHLTIGDILAQDYPKHLLEVIIVDDHSTDNTADIIASFGSQGITLLKLNEDRPLNSYKKKAIAEAIKLSSGELMVATDADCRMGSQWLSTIVGHYEAFNPVMISSPVTFFEEKSLFELLQTLEFAYLIGIGAAFIGNGRASNCNGANLAYRKDVFNEVGGFTGIDELASGDDELLLQKVAEHFPGKIAFLKQSEAVVYTHAKPNFKEFMQQRRRWASKSTKYKNKKVVALGFAFWGFNVLLLLNLLLGLFDVYFLKLFLAQILLKIFVELFYIIPITSFFKRSYLVSLILLLTPLHIVYIAVIGVIGGNKQYQWKGRMVK from the coding sequence TTGATCGCAACGCTTAGTATCATTTCGTTACTGTTTACCTTCCTGTACGTGGCGTTAATCATGTATCTGGTAAAAGGATGGTTTAACGTTAAAACCACGCAACTTTCGCCTACGGGCTTTAATACCAGGGTTACCATACTTATTGCCGCCCGTAACGAAGCCAAAAGTATCCATTTAACTATAGGCGACATCCTGGCGCAGGATTACCCTAAGCACCTGCTGGAAGTTATCATTGTAGATGACCATTCTACAGATAATACTGCCGATATTATAGCAAGCTTTGGCAGCCAGGGTATTACGTTACTTAAGCTTAACGAAGACCGGCCTTTAAACTCTTATAAAAAGAAAGCTATTGCTGAAGCGATAAAACTATCATCGGGCGAGTTAATGGTAGCTACCGATGCCGACTGCCGCATGGGCAGCCAGTGGCTATCAACCATTGTTGGGCATTACGAAGCTTTTAACCCGGTAATGATATCATCGCCGGTTACATTTTTCGAAGAAAAATCGCTTTTTGAATTGCTGCAAACCCTGGAATTTGCTTATTTAATTGGGATAGGTGCTGCATTTATAGGTAATGGCCGGGCATCAAACTGCAATGGGGCCAATCTGGCCTACCGCAAGGATGTATTTAATGAAGTTGGCGGCTTTACTGGTATTGACGAACTGGCATCGGGCGACGATGAGTTGCTGCTGCAAAAAGTTGCCGAACATTTTCCCGGCAAAATAGCTTTCCTCAAGCAGTCCGAAGCGGTGGTTTACACTCACGCCAAGCCCAATTTTAAAGAGTTTATGCAGCAAAGGCGGCGCTGGGCCTCAAAGTCGACTAAATATAAGAATAAAAAGGTAGTGGCATTGGGCTTCGCCTTTTGGGGTTTCAATGTGTTATTGTTGCTCAACTTATTGCTCGGGTTATTCGACGTGTATTTTTTAAAGCTTTTTTTAGCGCAGATACTCTTAAAAATTTTTGTCGAACTTTTTTATATCATCCCTATTACTTCTTTTTTTAAGCGGAGCTATCTGGTTAGCCTGATTTTATTATTAACACCATTACATATTGTTTATATTGCTGTAATAGGCGTAATAGGTGGTAATAAGCAATACCAGTGGAAGGGCCGCATGGTAAAATAA
- a CDS encoding ABC transporter permease, whose translation MAQLTPSKRTWNAFKRNKIAVAGLVFIAITLLVAVLGYLIMPDNTPQANNMTIQLSIKKPGAKFMMLLIRKGEQVDTVGFFRRMFFGQPSFYREVPITGYYFKQDSIHVNEYIGNEDKPDPKAYNIFEVVTGIKPRYHFNKVLLSPTFSCEKTAEIYKNFSDKIKGEQITTKTFWLGTDVYGRDLLSRLLLGTRISLAVGLMSVIISMFLGVTIGSIAGYFGGWVDGALSWVMNILWSLPALLLVIAISFALGKGLWQIFIAVGLSMWVEVARLVRGQVMSLKQVEYVEAARALGFNNRRIITKHILPNITGPILVLASSNFASAILLEAGLSFLGFGAQPPMPTWGGMIKEHYGYIVMDSAFLAIIPGLAIMLLVYAFNLVTVGLRDAFDIKSQSTRI comes from the coding sequence TTGGCCCAGCTTACCCCCTCAAAACGCACCTGGAACGCATTTAAGCGTAATAAAATTGCCGTGGCCGGCCTTGTTTTCATTGCGATAACGTTATTGGTAGCTGTATTGGGGTATTTGATAATGCCCGATAATACGCCGCAAGCTAATAACATGACTATTCAGCTAAGCATTAAAAAGCCCGGTGCAAAATTCATGATGTTGCTTATACGCAAAGGCGAGCAGGTGGACACAGTGGGGTTTTTTAGGCGGATGTTTTTTGGACAACCCTCATTTTACCGGGAAGTGCCTATTACGGGGTATTACTTTAAACAGGATTCTATCCACGTAAACGAATATATTGGCAATGAGGATAAGCCAGACCCCAAAGCCTACAATATTTTTGAAGTGGTAACCGGGATTAAACCGCGCTACCATTTCAACAAAGTATTGTTAAGCCCAACCTTCTCCTGCGAAAAAACCGCGGAGATATATAAAAACTTCAGTGATAAAATTAAAGGGGAGCAAATAACCACCAAAACTTTTTGGCTGGGTACCGATGTTTACGGGCGCGACCTGTTGAGCCGCCTGTTACTGGGTACGCGCATTTCATTGGCAGTAGGGCTGATGTCGGTAATAATCAGCATGTTTTTAGGGGTAACCATCGGTTCCATAGCCGGGTATTTTGGCGGATGGGTTGACGGGGCTTTAAGCTGGGTGATGAATATTTTATGGTCGTTACCAGCGTTGTTGCTGGTTATTGCCATATCATTTGCCTTGGGCAAGGGGCTTTGGCAAATATTTATAGCAGTAGGCTTATCCATGTGGGTTGAGGTTGCCCGCCTGGTACGCGGCCAGGTAATGAGCCTGAAACAGGTTGAATACGTAGAAGCGGCCCGCGCCCTGGGTTTCAATAACAGGCGCATCATAACCAAACACATTTTACCAAATATAACCGGGCCAATTTTGGTACTGGCTTCGTCAAATTTCGCATCGGCCATTTTGCTGGAGGCCGGGCTTAGTTTCCTGGGTTTTGGTGCGCAACCACCAATGCCAACATGGGGCGGCATGATTAAAGAGCATTACGGGTATATCGTCATGGATTCGGCTTTCCTGGCTATTATTCCCGGCCTTGCCATTATGCTGCTGGTGTATGCGTTTAACCTGGTTACAGTTGGTTTACGTGATGCTTTCGATATAAAATCACAAAGTACGCGCATTTGA
- a CDS encoding PP2C family protein-serine/threonine phosphatase → MQYKDDSSGEDELIRLLLKRQSELNSLLEITRAINKNTSTPILIQMLEVILQNYLQVGKLRFLIEKENKFVCISKYGGETESAMALSRACDKLKKVKSPVAIADHQDITLRKYNYFIPIYHKSKALAYALIGDFDTSGEMLSNDLNFIQTLMNVIIVALENKKLFKERLQSERFQREMELAVEVQNMLIPLRIHKDDAVEVGAKYLPHQNIGGDYFDFIRLNENEFLWCIADVSGKGISAALLMANFQASLHAWAAVEDDLTNIIDRLNKIVLNNTKGERFITLFLARYNQKKRKLNYINAGHNPTILFADGEAIPLKLGTTMIGVFEELPFLNEGEVDIEPGSLIVNYTDGLMDFESTSNKVWNEDKLLAFVKTHGHLSPDNFNDLLLDHLSLGHKSKPIDDITLLTLKIF, encoded by the coding sequence ATGCAATACAAAGACGATAGTTCTGGCGAAGACGAATTAATAAGGCTGTTGCTGAAACGGCAATCCGAGTTGAATTCCTTATTGGAGATCACCAGGGCCATTAATAAGAATACTTCTACCCCCATACTTATACAAATGCTTGAGGTTATCCTGCAAAACTATCTGCAGGTTGGCAAGCTCCGTTTTCTGATAGAAAAGGAAAATAAGTTTGTATGTATCTCTAAATATGGCGGCGAAACAGAGTCGGCGATGGCATTGAGCAGGGCGTGTGATAAATTAAAGAAGGTTAAATCGCCCGTAGCGATAGCCGACCACCAGGATATTACCCTGCGTAAATACAATTATTTTATTCCGATATATCACAAAAGTAAGGCCCTGGCTTACGCGCTTATCGGCGATTTTGATACATCGGGCGAGATGTTAAGCAACGATCTTAACTTCATCCAAACCCTGATGAATGTGATTATAGTGGCGCTGGAGAATAAGAAATTATTTAAAGAGCGCTTACAATCAGAACGTTTTCAGCGCGAGATGGAGCTTGCCGTTGAAGTGCAGAATATGCTGATACCGCTTAGGATTCATAAAGATGATGCGGTAGAAGTTGGCGCTAAATACCTGCCCCATCAAAACATAGGAGGCGATTACTTTGATTTTATCCGCCTTAATGAAAACGAATTTTTATGGTGCATTGCCGATGTATCGGGCAAAGGAATATCGGCGGCGCTGCTGATGGCAAATTTTCAGGCCAGCCTGCATGCCTGGGCCGCAGTGGAAGACGACCTGACCAACATTATTGACCGCCTTAATAAAATAGTGCTCAACAATACCAAGGGCGAACGGTTTATCACTTTATTCCTGGCCCGGTATAACCAAAAGAAACGCAAACTCAATTATATTAATGCCGGCCATAACCCAACCATCCTTTTTGCTGATGGCGAAGCCATTCCGCTAAAGTTGGGCACCACGATGATTGGCGTTTTTGAAGAGCTGCCTTTTTTAAACGAAGGAGAAGTGGATATTGAACCCGGCAGCCTTATTGTAAATTATACCGATGGTTTGATGGATTTTGAATCAACCAGCAACAAGGTTTGGAATGAAGATAAATTACTTGCTTTTGTGAAAACACACGGGCATTTGTCGCCCGATAATTTTAACGACCTGCTTTTAGATCACCTGAGCCTTGGGCATAAAAGTAAGCCAATAGACGATATCACCCTGCTTACACTGAAGATATTTTAA
- a CDS encoding ribonuclease HII: MLAARYQFELIEAGCDEAGRGCLAGPVFAAAVILPHDFDHHLLNDSKQVSEEIRYQLRTEIEERAVAYAVASVDNFEIDEINILNASFLAMHRAIEKLHIAPQFLIIDGNRFKKYPNVPHECIIKGDGKYFSIAAASILAKTYRDDYMLKIAAEHPEYDWHTNKGYPTIKHRETVMKIGFTPYHRKTFRVSDPQLSIF, encoded by the coding sequence ATGTTAGCAGCAAGGTACCAGTTTGAATTGATTGAAGCGGGATGTGATGAGGCTGGTCGTGGCTGCCTTGCCGGGCCGGTGTTTGCAGCGGCAGTTATTCTTCCTCATGATTTTGATCACCATTTACTGAACGACTCCAAGCAGGTATCCGAAGAGATACGGTACCAGCTGCGAACAGAAATTGAAGAGCGGGCCGTTGCATATGCGGTTGCATCGGTTGATAATTTTGAAATAGACGAGATTAACATTCTTAATGCGTCTTTCCTGGCTATGCATCGCGCTATTGAAAAACTGCACATTGCACCACAATTTTTAATTATCGACGGCAACCGGTTTAAAAAATACCCAAACGTTCCGCACGAGTGCATCATTAAGGGCGATGGTAAATATTTCAGTATCGCAGCGGCATCCATATTAGCCAAAACCTACCGGGACGACTATATGTTGAAAATTGCTGCCGAACACCCGGAATATGATTGGCATACAAACAAAGGCTATCCAACTATAAAACACCGCGAAACGGTTATGAAAATTGGATTTACGCCATATCATCGTAAAACTTTCAGGGTGAGCGACCCGCAGCTGAGTATTTTTTAA